The nucleotide window ACTACAGgaataaatgaaatgttaaCATGATTTTTACTTacccgatttttttttcattgtccTCTTTCTGTTTACAGACaatcatatatgaaatattatgtGAACTACGTGTATTTGGAGAACGCCTTAATCATCTCCATTGCAGTAAAAGCAAATATGGTAAAATTATTTCGTAATGTCAATGACTAGCTATAGAagtagaattttgaaaattacacatTTATGGCACATTGCCATCACAGTTAAACAGTCGCAGCTTCCCAGAATGGGTCGCAGTTTAGGGTATGTTGAAAATGATGCTAAAAATGTACACATTTCAGAACTATCCGGAAGGACTCGCTTTGTAACCAGGAGGGGCTGGGTCCGATTGTCGATCCCGGCATTACATTAAACTTAACACGCTTGAATAACTACTGACTGTTTCTTTCTAAGACGCTTAAATAACTAGTAACTGTTCATTCCTAAGACGCTTAAATAACTGGTGGCTGTTCATTCCTAAGACGCTTAAATAACTGGTGGCTGTTCCTTCCTAAGACGTTTAAATCACTATTAACTGTTCATTCCTAAGACACTTGAATAACTAGTGGCTGTTCCTTCCTAAGACGCTTGAATAACTATTAACTGTTCATTCCTAAGACACTTGAATAACTAGTTATGTTCTAATTCGACCAGTCTCAAAcgaacataaaatatttactacctgattcaaaatcataacaaCACTTTTTATGGGTAATTGCTCCAAGACTTGCACATTTATTCATAAGTACATATATCACGCAATCTGCCTCACTGCCTTGAGGAATAATATCTTCAATATCTACAATGACAtacaactatatatatatatatatatatatatatatatatatatataccttctttgtaataaatatttgtatcatgtacattataaacctgtatgataatatacattacaacacaatagcaatgtgtataaAGAGGGTGGGTGTACAGCGTGTGAACAGCACAAAGTCTTGAGCTCGAATGACTGAGAAACAGAACCTGCTAATCATGCTCTACATAACCGGTCTTACTGGTATGACACGCCTGAATTCCTTTACAAACTATAAATAGCAACCACGTGTTCGACGTAACAGGTTAGATTTATCAACCTGCAATAAATATGTTGGCTGTTCCTTCCTAAGACGCTTGAATAACTATTGACTGTTCATTCCTAAGACGCTTGAATAACTGGTGGCTGTTCCTTCCTAAGACGTTTAAATCACCATTAACTGTTCATTCCTAAGACACTTGAATAACTAGTGGCTGTTCCTTCCTAAGACGCTTGAATAACTAGTAACTGTTCCTTCCTAAGACACTTGAATAACTATTGACTGTTCATTCCTAAGGCGCTTGAATAACTAGTGGCTGTTCCTTCCTTAGACGCTTGAATAACTATTGACTGTTCATTCCTAAGACGCTTGAATAACTAGTGGCTGTTCCTTCCTAAGACGCTTGAATAACTAGTAACTGTTCTTTCCTAAGGCGCTTAAATAACTAGTAACTGTTACTTCCTAAGACGCTTGAATAactagtgactgttccttcctAATACGCTTGAATAACTAGTGATTGAATTGTCAAAATGTCTTGTCAAGGAAAGAAAACCTGGTGGTTTTACCCAATCTTTCAATCAgactgacccccccccccccccccccccccccccccccccattactTCATTTTCGTAAGTCGTGGGGATGCCGTCTTTTATTTTGACTGATTGACTcggggtttgtttttttcattCATGCCGTACAAGCTTACATTCTTCTGAATCATTGCTACTATAGTAAAAACAAATAGTAAATactatagtatatatatatatatatatatatatatatatatatatatatatatatatatatatatatatatatatatatctttttttcccCACGATTCTACATGCCTGCCTACATACTTCACCTTTAAAATTGGCGacgtatacatatatgtaaaacatatgaGAAATATTCTAGAATGGGAAATAAATCAACAGATAAGTGTGTAAGCAGTGAAAGGGAGGTTGTGCTGTTAGGctcattttttaaagtattcACTTTACCTGTTTATGTCAGAAATGTCAACCATGTACATATACACcatatgtatttgtaaaagtTTCCCACACAAtgctgggttgtttttttttttagcagaGTAGTAACAGTCATTTATTACATGAGAAATCTGTTAAAACTTATATATAAAGGTGTGCTTGATCATCCTAATGTGGTTATACATACACAGGTAAGTTTAAAATTCTGTTAAGTTGGTTGCATATATCGCCCTGTCGTGAGATTATTTGGGGGTTAATATGATATGTAAAggttaattgtatttatttcctctgtattttatttttcatgtagggaatattaattcttttttcgttttgttttgttgattttgttttttttttcaccgtTACTGCCGTTTTAACGGTCCCAAACTGAGTTTTACCAGCGATTAAAATATTCCCAAAGTCTAATTTTGCTTGATGTGAATTATATCTTATTTCGTTTTTAtttctctctcccccccccccccccccccccccccatttcttTATCTTTTTTGTTACATGGAATACGGCCAAGCAACTTTcttatatgacgtcacaatggaaACCTTTCCATCTTGTTATAGCGCTAACAGCCAAATAAAAAAATGCAgattactaaaaaaaaattacattagaACATTCATATTACATGtgaatttcatatttgtaactatttgggtataccatgataagacagtgtgtcgtGTGCTATTTttcatgacctttgaccataacATTTGATGTAAAGATAAAAGAAGAGATTTTTGGGCATATTTTGTTAgaaccataacttttttgtcttctGACATaggcttttgatatttggtaaaTGGGTAAAACATGACAAGGCAGTGTGTCgtgtgccatttttgatgacctttgaccataaaCTTTTacgtaaaggtcaaataatagattTGGGGGCATTTTTTGTCCGGACCACAACTTTTTTGTCTGTTGGCATAGGTCTTTGCTATTTGGTTAAACCATAAGACATTGTGCCATGTACCATCCTAAATGACTTTTGACCTTTCATGTAGAGGTCAAATAGATTTTTTGGGGCATTTTTTTTTGTCTGGACCATAATTTTtattgtcttttgacatagacctttgatatttggttatACCATAAGACGGTGTGTCGTGTGCTATTTTTGATGACTTttcaccttttatgtaaaggtcaaataatatatatttttgggaTATTTTTGTACGAATCATAACTTTGTAGTCTTTTGACAtcggcctttgatatttggtatgcgTTTATACCACGAAATGACAGTGTGTTGCGTGCCATTTTGATGACCTTTTCtctaaaggtcaaataatataatttttgggctaggcctttgatatttggtatacatgtaccatgataAGACGGTGTGTCACGTGCCATTTTTTATTACCTTCGACCTTTAATCCAGAtcataacttttttcttttgacataggccttcgatatttggtatgttggcaagtttaatttactatcatatatTTACAACTCCTTGGTTGAAGCACATATGCATATAGCTATGTGGTTGTTAAGTTATGTACCGTAACTCCTAATTTTCCTCTTTAAAAATGATCcctgaaaacatttttttaaacactatggaaaatggaaggggatTAGTTTTAGTGTGCtgaaacaattcttcctagttttaCTTATTTTCATTGTACATCACACTGACTTGTATCATGATAAAACCAAcagaatatttttatgattCAATAAACTTATAAAAAGAACTATGCAAATGTGGTTATCACATCTAGAAGTTTAAATGAGCGCAGAACATATCCCTTATTTATAAAGCTCCCCATATCCTAAACCTtttatcagaaattgatcacaaatatacTTTGAACTTTTGGACCAaagtcattttggaaaggtcaaggtcactcagaacatataccttatataagtaaaaagttctttatttcaacagtttttgaacagatattgatcatatatcacacaaataagtaatagaaAAAGGGCTTTCAGACAAACATAACTCAATGTAATAttctaaaggtcaaggtcactcagaacgtatactttatacatgtacatgaaaaaaacaacttcatttcaacagttattgatcttttggatcaaggtcattttggaaaggttaaggtcactcagaacatatacctcaTACACTGTGTAAGGGAAAAGCCTTATTTCAACAATTTGTGAACAGCTATTGAttttatatcacacaaataagtcaaagatcactcaaggtcattttgtaaaggtcaacgtcactcaacatataccttatatatgaaaaacttcaaaaatatttcaacagttattaatcattgTGGGAGTTATTCCTCGTATGGAGTAGTTGATTGGTTAGATGTACATCTGTGTGTCGGGGTGCatcatccatcagttttactgacaTTCTTGTTTGCACCAGCCGCAGTAGTGTTCGCCTCTTGATCAAGAAGCGTGGATTTGACCCCTGCTCGTCTCTTGGAAGTAGTCTCAAACCAATTTATAAGATGTAAAAAGAGATTGTAACTGCTCATAAACTTAACACACGGCATTTAGATGTAACATTTGCAGATCTTATAGATAAGATAAAAACAAGACACCACTGTTATGGTCCTACACGCCATATCTAGGTCTTAATTGGTTGCTtttcacttacagctggtgacaaTTTGACGAGTAAAGGGTCACCCAACAAAATACAATCACATCTTTTGCTGCCTGCCTGACATAGTTTTCAAACTGCATGAAAGAATGCTATGGActttattgatatatattccAAAGGttctcattttttattttaaaaaattagattgTCATACGTTTGCTTCAGACAATGCAGAACATCACACTGATATCTTCACGCTAAGAAGGCTCTTTAACTTTTGATGATGAAGCAAAACAGGCATCTGATCACAGAAAATGTATTCAAATACCATATTccggtatacatgtacaccatgCCGTAACTCGGGCTGAATAACCTTAAACCAATCTCTTACTGCAACATTCaccagggccgtaagtagggttctaaatcaggggaggcaggggattgggggccgccgattgactttacgactgaaaatgacactttttaaatcccaatttatcatgtttgtgtttcatttgtactatgtaaagaatcgtaatatggtgtcaaagacaaaggtgcttgtcttcattttaaacatatatcctataatataacatttatataattttattttcttttttgccaaaaaatcagacgaggcagttgcctcgtctgcctcatcggcagttacggccctgttCACCCTCGTGTAGTTATGAACCACAATGCAATGTTTGACAGTAACCCAAAAGGGCCTCTTATTATACTTACTTTAATATTCATAGAgccaaaaattgtaaatttgtgtGAATATTGAATAGTCTAATTGATTATTTCTGCACCACTCAATGGTGTCCGTTTCCGGTGCAATTCAAACCTTGTTTAACTAAAACATCAAAACACCTTTATGATCCATGTAAAAGTGAGTAATTCAGTGAAAACAAGGAAACCGTTCATACAATGATTAATATTTTCTAGTTATAcatcaataacaaaatattcaaaatatcaaacatttaaaataaacaatcaaaattttaacaaacatgGAAATTTGGAATGCAAAACAAATGTTTTTTAACTAACATTCAAAGTTCTTTGTCAGGATTTCGGTATTGTTGTATTTGTGTGTTGTAAATCTCCCTTCATTCCTCTCACTAGATTGTTCCACATTTTATGTATTGAGTTTAATTTAGATATATGAAAAAATGCGTATTTGTTCTTGGAATTGTTTCTTAATATCTCGGCAACAATTTTACCGTTCAACATGTAAAAGTCATTCCAACGTTTTTGCTTTACATTGATGGCTTTTGCAAGAGCACCGGTAATATAATAGTCATCCACCCAGAAAAACGGCGTGTAAAACGAGGCGGTGTACATTTTCTCGCACACGTCAACACTAAGAATAAACGCTGACCCAGAGCAGTACGGAGGGAAATAATCCGGTTGGAATTCAGTTTTGGGAACATACCATTTACTGTTTTCGTCCCTGAGCACTTTCATTCGCACCCATTGATTGCACAAAATGAGATTCGTCGTTCCGTATTTATTTACTGTGCTGTGTTTTATCTCGTCAACGATTTTGAAGAGGTTAATCATAATATCATCATCTGACTTTATTGCAAACGAAGCATGCCGGCAGTGGTTTGAAATCCACTTGAGGGCAGCTATCCCTTTGTAAGTTAAGTTTCTGTAAGAATCCATGAAATCCTCCTGAACAATATCACCATAGTGATTATACTCCATTTCTATTTTGGTCATGACTTTCTCTTCTGCCACCTTTCCCAGCACGAACACTAACCTAGCTTTGTATATTTTCAGGAGATGGGGATCCCCCCATGTGTGTCGTATCGTTTGACGTTTCCGAAAATTTGTTGGTGACGTATGAATATacacaatgaaatatacatcttTCCCAGTACACATATTCACTGGATTCAAAATATAGTTAAAATCGTGTGGATTGACTATTGGTGGCACTGTTGACGTCCAACCTGGAAATGACGAATTTTTGACGTCATACTGAGTTGTCCGATAGATTTCATTGGCTGCGCGTGTTGATCGTGTTTCCTGCACGATCTGAGAGTCCCGTTCACGGAAATTATGAGACAAGGATCTGGTTGTTTTTTGTATTAAGAAGGAATACATTAATACAATGAGAATAAACAGGGCCACAGACCATTTGTAGAGGAATGACGACCGTGGAAACATTTTACGCCCTGTATTGTTATTTCACCATTGTCTTCCTTCCCTTCACATCAGTCGTAcctaaaataaaaacagaaaaaatactTCATGTGCTAAATTCATGCATAACACTTTCTTATAGCATGCACACTGTAGAAAACACGATAAGCATCGCCGTGTACTGTATATCATATCTCCTCTGACAGTTTAGGGAATATTGATCTTGATTCAGCGATAACTTCAGAGCACGAGATTTTGGAAGCATGCATGACGTGAGACTATGGTGTAAATAAACAGCAATTAACCTGGTCTTTTCCACAAAATTGCTTGTAAGTCATTAACAATTAACAGTTTAAAGATGAAAAGGTCAGTTCCTCTctcatgttttgttttatgacGCACAAACTGATCTATACATTAACACACCGGGAGTACCCGACATTAAGCCAATATTTCTCACCAACAGTTCCCCGAGATAATAGACATCAGAAGAGATTTCTAGACATTTCGCTCCCTGACATTGCAGTGCATACACTAAAAACAAGGAAAGATGAAGACAAAATTGGTTAACAGAAGAAAATCAATATGAACACTTATACTAGTGTTATTTAGAATCTTAAGGATGTTGGACTATGATCTAAAGTTAATTATTGCTCGTCAGTGAGAGCTATTTGCCTAAACATGGTCGACTAAGAGATGGCTTTCACATTCTTTAGAACGGAAACTTCACGCGTACCGGTATCTTCTTAATGATCTTTTTCTGTATCCTGAGCAAAGTAGCCATCGGCATGTGTAGCCCTTAACCGACATGTAGTGGTGTCTCTAAAATTACAGTTAAATGATAACTGTACATGATGTATGTTTATAAGTCATGATACAGCTGCAGTATTGACTTACTCTTTACATCTGATAGCAGGAACATGTAGATTAGTAGATATATGGTATGTGTGGAATTCATATCCTCCCTCAACACACAAGACGAGGGATGTAACGTGTTTAACGGCGacaaaaagacaaatttataactCCGgttaaaattaaaacacgaaaaCTGAACCATTATCGTGATGACAATTAGTATTACTGGAGTAAAGTTTAAACTTTATAGTTTAGTTAACCATGTTGATCTTCCGTGGTCGTCATTTTGTAGAGAACCCCCTATTCCTCTAACAAAGATCTTCGTATATTTTCAGTCTGGCCATCCTTTGAATATTTCTCCTTTAAATTGTTCTGCTGTGTTGTCTCGAAATTGGGCATATCATATCATATTTACCTGTAAATTCCAGTTAGTTTTTGTATGTTGTAGAATTTGGAGATAATATCAGCTTTAAGTGAAAAGCCACATATTTTAATCTTTGCATGGTTCTTAAAGGTTGTAATATtgacgattttttaaaaatattgcaaaCACCTACTTTAACACAACGTCTCCAAAATTTCGCCTCTAATGCCGTGAGTCATCATCTTGGACTCGAAGCGAAGCCGGAATATAGAATCGAAGCAGGCTCCCCCCGGATGCGAAAAGAGTGCCCTGACCACTTAGCTACATGTAGTGGTATATCGGTAATCAGATAGTAGTGTAATGACGGGGAAAGCGACCGGTATACCAGTAATCAAATAGTGTAATGACGGGGAAAGCGACCGGTATACCAGTAATCAAATAGTGTAATGACGGGGAAAGCGACCGGTATACCAGTAATCAAATAGTGTAATGACGGGGAAAGTGACCGGTATACCGGTAATCAGACAGTGTAAAGAAGGGGAAAGCGACCATTATACCGGTAATCAGATAGTAGTATAATGAAGGGGAAAGCGACCGGTATACTGGTAATCAGATAGTAGTGTGGTGAAGGGGAAATGACCGGTATACTGCTAATCAGATAGTGTCATAAAGGGGAAAGTAACCGGTATACCAGTAATCAAATAGTGTAATGATGGGGAAAGCGATCGGTATACCAGTAATCAGACAGTGTGGTGATGGGGAAAGCAACCGGTAATCAGACAGTGTGGTGATGGGGAAAGCAACCGGTAATCAGACAGTGTGGTGATGGGGAAAGCAACCGGTATACCGGTAATCAGATAGTGTAATGACGGGGAAAGCGACCGATATACCGGTAATCAGACAGTGTAATGAAGGGGAAAGCAACCGGTATACCGGTAATCAGATAGTGTAATGACGGGGTAAGCGACCGATATACCGGTAATCAGACAGTGTAATGAAGGGGAAAGCGATCGATATACCGGTAATCAGACAGTGTAAAGAAGGGGAAAGCGATCGATATACCGGTAATCAGACAGTGTAATGAAGGGGAAAGCGACCGGTATACCGGTAATCAGACAGTGTAATGAAGGGGAAAACGACCGGTATACCAGTAATCATATAGTGTAATGACGGGGAAAGCGACCGATATACCGGTAATCAGATAGTAGTGTAATGAAGGGGAAAGCGGACAACTTCGgtaagggaaataactcggtaAACACTGAAATGATTTGACGTGGATCAGAGGTCCTCGTGGCTATctagtttgttttgaaattactCGACTTTGTTGGAATTCCTGTCGCATATCAAATAGTAACCATTAAAGGAATGCTATCCATATTCCGGGGTGAGCTTCAGAACTGAACAACGTCTCATAGATACACACGCTCTTTGTCACCTACTGCAAATGTCACTATCATGCAGGGTTTGatactaaggcacgtccgaccgaccgagactactaaatgataggtccggtcgggtaaaatgtttatttactagtccgactggtcgtgttaaaaatataaacaaatttaagaaactttactttaaatcataagatattttattcataaaaaaaataactgtaaagagtttgcgagcaatattgaaccgcatgatgacataatctctatctTTAGTTCTAATAAGCCGCGGTCGTAAGTGATGTTCTAcgacatctacacattgttaatgtgtgtaaagttatgttttggttaaatagaattattgaattcattttcattaaaaaaaacaccaaaacagttcatttgaattgaatataagaaagtgtttattaaacatatgtgcgggaatgtctatataatcaaatatgaaatctcgtcctcaatgaaagcaaaagatgtctcaaaaaagaaaaaaaaaaaaaggaaaacgttgggtagaaacaaagcagggcttatgaaatagaaatttttaaaaaaaatattgacgtcaatttattctaaatggattaaagaatttccgtgccggtaaaaatttaaagaaactgaaaaagggttgaaagtaaaagcatcaaattgaatgacaagattaaagatttttttgagacaattaaatgcattttagttcaaacttaacgtttttcatttaaattaagtacatgtatttagatatggagaatcttataagatttttttctggaacgttggtcagggctagtggatgtaaggtcaggtctagcaaaaatcattttaagtagcccgattggtctagtgcccaaaaaagttaatgtcaaaccctgcagtATGCTTTAACGAATTATTTCAGTGCAGCTAAATTGGTTTTAAGAGAATGTCTCAGAGAAAAACATGCAAAATCGTCCAGATGGGTTATCAACTTTCCCTAAATCAAGAGTGGAGTGAAGTCAAAAGTTAATTTGTGATGTTATGCACCATGTAGACATATTTATAAAGGTCGTTCTCCCTCCTTCATTTCCTATGTGCAAATGTAGAAATGATGTCAACTTGCCTCTATATTCAATCATGATACATGAAAACCAAACATATCATAAACAAATCTAACTCAGTGCAATGCTTTGTTCACAGACAGCGTTGCCTTTTTGCATTTGTCTAATCTATGTGACCATAAAATGGCCTTTCTCGATGTTGAACaaatcagggggggggggggtcttaaaGGCCAGCAgttgggtataaaagcagccaatcggtgaaaatggtggaatatatgaattttctggtcacattcacattgcagcacttattttgcaaaaataaagattaatcTGTTGTACTGAAATCTTAAAATgggtatgcttgttcccctcataactgtgcatatattggccatatctattttagatataaattctcatgaagttttaattttggcctcaaaaatctgaagcagggctaaatttgtatttcaaactagagattggcagtttgtgggtgtgattatcttttgc belongs to Ostrea edulis chromosome 7, xbOstEdul1.1, whole genome shotgun sequence and includes:
- the LOC125657034 gene encoding beta-1,3-galactosyltransferase 1-like, which gives rise to MFPRSSFLYKWSVALFILIVLMYSFLIQKTTRSLSHNFRERDSQIVQETRSTRAANEIYRTTQYDVKNSSFPGWTSTVPPIVNPHDFNYILNPVNMCTGKDVYFIVYIHTSPTNFRKRQTIRHTWGDPHLLKIYKARLVFVLGKVAEEKVMTKIEMEYNHYGDIVQEDFMDSYRNLTYKGIAALKWISNHCRHASFAIKSDDDIMINLFKIVDEIKHSTVNKYGTTNLILCNQWVRMKVLRDENSKWYVPKTEFQPDYFPPYCSGSAFILSVDVCEKMYTASFYTPFFWVDDYYITGALAKAINVKQKRWNDFYMLNGKIVAEILRNNSKNKYAFFHISKLNSIHKMWNNLVRGMKGDLQHTNTTIPKS